A stretch of the Archangium violaceum genome encodes the following:
- a CDS encoding S1 family peptidase — MVTLLLIAALAQLPDLPEEEEEVPDAGTADVVPPLPVATLPPATHELFERIKGRVAQVRIIERRSGTRSSIGSAFFVSAEGHAITNYHVISSIVHHPEDYSAELVRDGKEQEAVPVRVVDVDVVHDLAVIQQDVPAKDWFELAAKEPPQGTRLFAMGNPHDLGTTIVEGTYNGLVQDALYDKVHFSGAINPGMSGGPAVTGEGRVVGVNVATMGNQLGFLVPVAHARALLERAREAKAGGPPALLAMVGAQLLDNQQRITERLLAAPLPTQRLGDYQVPGRWMPFLKCWGDTPHEPENPYTITSHQCSSEEDLYLSMDHRTGVVAYDHAYVSSDQLGALRFSALYSATFGNEPSGMDAAKEDVTNFRCREDFVKVGGMPVKAALCLRAYKKFPGLYDLSLRAATLNASTSGVQTALDLAGFSADNARAIARRYLEALAWTK; from the coding sequence ATGGTGACGCTTCTCCTCATCGCCGCGCTGGCGCAGCTCCCGGACCTCCCCGAAGAAGAGGAGGAGGTTCCGGACGCGGGCACGGCGGACGTCGTTCCTCCGCTGCCGGTGGCCACGCTGCCCCCGGCCACCCACGAGCTCTTCGAGCGCATCAAGGGGCGCGTGGCCCAGGTGCGCATCATCGAGCGGCGCAGTGGCACCCGGTCGTCCATCGGCTCGGCGTTCTTCGTGAGCGCCGAGGGACACGCCATCACCAACTACCACGTCATCTCCAGCATCGTTCACCACCCGGAGGACTACTCGGCCGAGCTGGTGCGGGACGGGAAGGAACAGGAGGCGGTGCCGGTCCGGGTAGTGGATGTGGACGTGGTGCACGATCTGGCCGTCATCCAGCAGGACGTGCCGGCGAAGGACTGGTTCGAGCTGGCGGCGAAGGAGCCTCCGCAGGGCACGCGGCTGTTCGCCATGGGCAATCCGCATGACCTGGGCACCACCATCGTCGAGGGCACGTACAACGGGCTCGTCCAGGACGCGCTCTACGACAAGGTGCACTTCAGCGGCGCCATCAACCCCGGCATGAGCGGTGGTCCCGCGGTGACGGGCGAGGGCCGGGTGGTGGGCGTCAACGTGGCCACGATGGGCAACCAGCTCGGCTTCCTGGTGCCGGTGGCACATGCCCGCGCGTTGCTGGAGCGGGCGCGCGAGGCGAAGGCCGGCGGTCCTCCGGCGCTCCTGGCGATGGTGGGCGCGCAGTTGCTGGACAACCAGCAGCGCATCACCGAGCGCCTGCTGGCGGCGCCCCTGCCGACCCAGCGGCTCGGGGACTACCAGGTGCCCGGCCGGTGGATGCCGTTCCTCAAGTGCTGGGGTGACACCCCGCACGAGCCGGAGAACCCGTACACCATCACCAGCCACCAGTGCTCGTCCGAGGAGGATCTCTACCTGAGCATGGATCACCGCACGGGCGTGGTGGCCTATGACCATGCCTACGTGTCGAGCGATCAGCTCGGGGCGCTGCGCTTCTCCGCGCTCTACTCGGCCACCTTCGGTAACGAGCCGAGCGGCATGGACGCGGCGAAGGAGGACGTGACGAACTTCCGCTGCCGCGAGGATTTCGTGAAGGTGGGCGGCATGCCGGTGAAGGCGGCGCTGTGCCTGAGGGCCTACAAGAAGTTCCCCGGGCTCTATGATCTGTCGCTCCGGGCGGCGACGCTCAACGCGAGCACCTCGGGAGTGCAGACGGCCCTGGACCTGGCGGGGTTCTCCGCGGACAACGCACGCGCCATCGCGCGCCGCTACCTGGAGGCGCTCGCGTGGACGAAGTGA
- a CDS encoding tetratricopeptide repeat protein yields the protein MSPRLLLLLLGLLTPMTVLADELADVEVNALRSSYEYGRYAEVLERAGTRIDRGSLSDKDLAELHKLAGLSAFHLNRMDDAVRHFRALLRLEPDFNLDPFATPPPVVTYLDDIRLQMSAELELVRQERRLRMERERTAAERRERERLAAEEQRRRVETLSRQVTVREVESRSFLVNFVPFGAGQFQQGRTGLGTLFAASEGALAVTSIISFFAYDSLVKTRKVTVDDINGGTLDVPVRYIPTGDRRQADNWTALKWGSAAGFYIVYAVGVLDSLLHHQDRVVRTHIETLPAPPTLQESTPDPAAPRASLHLFPTSGGAGAGFSLAF from the coding sequence ATGAGCCCCCGCCTGCTCCTGCTCCTGCTGGGACTCCTCACCCCCATGACCGTGCTCGCCGACGAGCTGGCGGACGTGGAGGTGAACGCCCTGCGCTCCAGCTACGAGTACGGCCGTTACGCCGAGGTGCTGGAGCGCGCGGGGACCCGCATCGACCGGGGCAGTCTCTCCGACAAGGATCTGGCGGAGCTGCACAAGCTGGCCGGGCTGAGCGCCTTCCACCTCAACCGCATGGACGACGCCGTGCGCCACTTCCGCGCGCTGCTGCGGTTGGAGCCGGATTTCAACCTGGATCCCTTCGCGACGCCGCCGCCCGTGGTGACGTACCTGGACGACATCCGCCTGCAGATGTCGGCGGAGTTGGAGCTGGTGCGCCAGGAGCGGCGGCTGCGCATGGAGCGGGAGCGCACGGCGGCCGAGCGGCGCGAGCGCGAGCGCCTGGCCGCCGAGGAGCAGCGCCGCCGCGTGGAGACGCTGTCCCGGCAGGTGACGGTGCGGGAGGTGGAGTCGCGCAGCTTCCTGGTGAACTTCGTCCCCTTCGGCGCGGGCCAGTTCCAGCAGGGCCGCACCGGCCTGGGCACCCTCTTCGCTGCCTCCGAGGGCGCGCTCGCCGTCACCAGCATCATCTCCTTCTTCGCCTACGACTCCCTCGTCAAGACGAGGAAGGTGACCGTGGACGACATCAACGGCGGCACCCTGGACGTCCCCGTGCGCTACATCCCCACCGGCGACCGGCGGCAGGCCGACAACTGGACGGCGCTCAAGTGGGGCTCGGCCGCGGGCTTCTACATCGTGTACGCGGTGGGCGTGCTCGACTCCCTGCTGCACCACCAGGACCGGGTGGTGCGGACGCACATCGAGACCCTTCCCGCCCCGCCCACGCTCCAGGAGTCCACGCCGGACCCCGCCGCGCCCCGGGCCAGTCTCCACCTCTTCCCCACCTCCGGCGGAGCCGGCGCCGGCTTCTCCCTCGCCTTCTAG
- a CDS encoding serine/threonine-protein kinase: MTLIGRNIGRYRILEELGSGGMSVVYKGLDTALDREVAVKVLHPHLANKSESRRRLAREAKAVARLHHPNILEVFDFSAEGAQDAFLVTEYVRGRTLKEYVDELGRLEPPELAAMVVHEIAAALAHAHEAGVIHRDLKPENVMVREDGVLKLMDFGIAKLLDIEERMTVTGALVGSPAHMAPEIIEGHEASPETDIFSLGTILYGLIVGRLPFTASNATATLKRILDGAYEDPRQRVPTLSDELADICATCLAREPTRRYANAGKLRDALGDYLAGLGFARVGEELTSFFADPASYQRLMRPRIIAALLERGERLLADKRTPRALACLNQVLALDDSNARALALLGSLERERRLKQWRSRGLKLGAGLLVASVLGVGLHQLQRRPPEAPPESRPAPVAVRSPRPSELQARVSPPVKTPPPAPHPAPPTPTAPSRPPPDKRPPAHAEPARTEPTRPAKVPISILVRPYGYIRVDDGVRSRQPLAQHALELEPGPHTVTITCDYCEDTQETIEVQPGAENVFRLRAQLKSSRLSFMFEPADALVRVGGEVRTVRETQERPFEIQSPKGPSTFQHRVEYEVSHNGYLTEKRVALVEPGKSTTLRGALVAE; encoded by the coding sequence ATGACGCTCATCGGCCGCAACATCGGGCGGTACCGAATCCTCGAGGAGCTCGGCTCCGGGGGCATGAGCGTCGTGTACAAGGGGCTCGACACCGCCCTGGACCGGGAGGTGGCGGTGAAGGTGCTGCACCCGCACCTGGCCAACAAGTCCGAGTCGCGCCGGCGGCTCGCGCGCGAGGCCAAGGCGGTGGCGCGGCTGCACCACCCCAACATCCTCGAGGTCTTCGACTTCTCGGCCGAGGGAGCGCAGGACGCCTTCCTCGTCACCGAGTACGTGCGAGGCCGCACCCTCAAGGAGTACGTGGACGAGCTGGGCCGGCTGGAGCCGCCCGAGCTGGCCGCCATGGTGGTGCACGAGATCGCCGCCGCGCTGGCCCACGCGCACGAGGCCGGTGTCATCCACCGCGATCTCAAGCCCGAGAACGTGATGGTCCGCGAGGACGGCGTCCTCAAGCTGATGGACTTCGGGATCGCCAAGCTGCTCGACATCGAGGAGCGGATGACCGTCACCGGTGCGCTGGTGGGCTCGCCGGCGCACATGGCCCCGGAGATCATCGAGGGCCACGAGGCCAGCCCCGAGACCGACATCTTCTCGCTGGGCACCATCCTCTACGGCCTCATCGTCGGCCGGCTGCCCTTCACGGCCTCCAACGCCACCGCCACGCTCAAGCGCATCCTCGACGGCGCCTACGAGGATCCACGCCAGCGGGTGCCCACGCTCTCGGACGAGCTGGCGGACATCTGCGCCACCTGCCTGGCGAGGGAGCCAACCCGGCGCTACGCGAACGCGGGCAAGCTGCGTGACGCGCTGGGCGACTACCTCGCGGGGCTCGGCTTCGCGCGCGTGGGCGAGGAGCTCACGTCCTTCTTCGCGGATCCGGCCTCGTACCAGCGGCTGATGCGCCCGCGGATCATCGCCGCGTTGCTCGAGCGCGGGGAGCGGCTGCTCGCGGACAAGCGCACGCCCCGGGCGCTCGCCTGCCTCAACCAGGTGCTCGCGCTCGATGACTCCAACGCGCGGGCGCTCGCGTTGCTCGGGAGCCTGGAGCGGGAGCGCCGCCTGAAGCAGTGGCGCTCCCGGGGGCTGAAGCTGGGGGCGGGTCTGCTGGTGGCCTCGGTGCTCGGCGTGGGGCTCCACCAGCTCCAGCGGCGTCCCCCGGAGGCTCCGCCTGAATCCCGGCCGGCTCCGGTGGCGGTGAGGTCCCCCCGGCCCTCCGAGCTCCAGGCGCGCGTGAGCCCCCCGGTGAAGACGCCGCCACCCGCGCCGCATCCGGCCCCGCCCACGCCGACGGCTCCCTCGAGGCCTCCACCCGACAAGCGCCCTCCCGCGCATGCCGAACCGGCGCGGACCGAACCCACCCGTCCGGCGAAGGTGCCCATCTCCATCCTGGTGCGCCCCTACGGCTACATCCGGGTGGATGACGGGGTGCGAAGCAGGCAGCCGCTCGCGCAGCACGCGCTGGAGCTGGAGCCCGGCCCCCACACGGTCACCATCACCTGCGACTACTGCGAGGACACCCAGGAGACCATCGAGGTGCAACCCGGAGCGGAGAACGTCTTCCGCCTGCGCGCCCAGCTCAAGAGCTCGCGGCTGTCCTTCATGTTCGAGCCCGCGGACGCGCTGGTGCGCGTGGGGGGCGAGGTCCGCACCGTGCGCGAGACGCAGGAGCGTCCCTTCGAAATCCAGTCGCCGAAGGGACCGTCGACCTTCCAGCACCGGGTGGAGTACGAGGTGAGTCACAACGGGTACCTCACCGAGAAGCGCGTGGCGCTCGTCGAGCCCGGGAAGTCCACCACCCTGCGAGGGGCACTCGTCGCCGAATGA
- a CDS encoding FHA domain-containing protein: MDEVIFLEVLDGDGVHARHRLERFPVTVGRGYTNDVILDDPKVSAAHLRIERTEEGKLVLRDVGSQNGTFRVEPWARLAELELSDDARVAVGDTVLRFRSRAYKVEDTLVTSMQMAPRRRLFERPFAFPAMLAVSVGTFLFYEYQTNYQKTDWGMLALAVVAPVFATFLWAGLWSVANKVARRQFHFGAHGTIGSLGLLGLLTLPLLLGLVKYSLGLGSWMRWLSLLGFLGWMGFVLFWHLRYVTRAEPRRLATLLAVSLVCLGALTQADSLLGEEDFSTSLEFDRTLLPPAFRVAPVKSVDAFFEETKELQEDVDALAKEKS, from the coding sequence GTGGACGAAGTGATCTTCCTGGAGGTGCTGGATGGGGACGGGGTGCACGCCCGGCACCGGTTGGAGCGCTTCCCGGTGACGGTGGGGCGCGGGTACACCAACGATGTCATCCTGGATGATCCGAAGGTGTCGGCCGCGCACCTGCGCATCGAGCGCACCGAGGAGGGGAAGCTGGTGCTGCGGGACGTGGGCAGCCAGAATGGCACGTTCCGGGTGGAGCCGTGGGCGCGGCTGGCGGAGCTGGAGCTCTCGGACGACGCAAGGGTGGCGGTGGGCGACACGGTGCTGCGTTTCCGTAGCCGGGCGTACAAGGTGGAGGACACGCTCGTCACGTCGATGCAGATGGCGCCCCGGCGCCGCCTCTTCGAGCGGCCCTTCGCCTTTCCGGCGATGTTGGCGGTGTCGGTGGGGACCTTCCTCTTCTACGAGTACCAGACGAACTACCAGAAGACGGACTGGGGCATGTTGGCGCTGGCGGTGGTGGCGCCGGTGTTCGCGACCTTCCTCTGGGCGGGGCTCTGGTCCGTGGCCAACAAGGTGGCGCGGCGGCAGTTCCACTTCGGGGCGCACGGCACCATCGGGAGCCTCGGGCTGTTGGGGTTGTTGACGCTGCCGCTGCTGCTGGGTCTGGTGAAGTACAGCCTGGGGCTGGGGTCGTGGATGCGGTGGCTGAGCCTGCTGGGGTTCCTGGGGTGGATGGGGTTCGTGCTCTTCTGGCACCTGCGCTACGTGACGCGCGCGGAGCCGAGGCGGCTTGCGACGTTGCTGGCGGTAAGCCTGGTGTGCCTTGGGGCCCTGACGCAGGCGGACTCGCTGCTGGGCGAGGAGGACTTCTCGACCTCGCTGGAGTTCGATCGCACGCTGCTGCCACCGGCGTTCCGGGTGGCGCCCGTGAAGTCGGTGGATGCCTTCTTCGAGGAAACGAAGGAGCTCCAGGAGGACGTGGACGCGCTCGCGAAAGAGAAGTCCTGA
- a CDS encoding type VI secretion system Vgr family protein has protein sequence MGAPTQPAFLLRIGSQEPEVLVVSGFTGREGLSSLFEFQVDFHPLEDAPLDAKELLGTEALLTVRLPGEKTRHVHGRVRALESLGKEGGRWRYRAWVVPHAWWLSQVKRSRIFQGKTAPQIVKAVLEEGGVQVKLSLSGSYEAREYCTQYRKTDFAFVSRLMEWEGLFYFFEHTEGGHVMVVGDKPNVHEALPGGAKLPLRDNDGRAEDAEYVSSLRRVHRMRPGKVHLKDFDFEKPALDVSGRTQDSINGQDALEVYDYPGEYVAPAVGKGAAKVRLEEAVQAARTLEGEGVCPRLTAGYRFEVEDEGTHAGEYVAVEVVHWGRQPETPGRSEAPGNLYRNHFKCMPSSVPFRPRRTTRVPHLMGLQTATVVGPSGEEIHTDEHGRIKVQFHWDREGQWDDKASCWVRVSQTWGGPAWGAVYLPRIGQEVVVRFLEGNPDRPLIAGTVYNGGNPTPYALPDDKTKSTLKSASSLGSNGFNEFRIEDAAGEEEIFTHAQKDEDLVTENDKDQHVLGYEDLLVKKDRSLVIKGNQTLNVHLDDTSLVEGNQSLQVRGDRTTSTAGSHSEEVEGNQSITVSKTFTSLTNQTASESVGAAKTLTIGGSYAIDVALAFNEAVGGLESTQIGAAYIEDIDGSRQEVIAKNKEVKVGRNFQAGIKGNVALTIGKDNKEDVGANLQFHVKEAAAWLARSFDVRADTFSIVVNGKLVLRIDKSGGVLLSGKTITLDG, from the coding sequence ATGGGAGCGCCCACACAACCTGCCTTTTTGCTTCGAATCGGCTCGCAGGAGCCGGAGGTCCTGGTCGTCAGTGGCTTCACGGGACGGGAGGGGCTGAGCAGCCTCTTCGAGTTCCAGGTGGACTTCCACCCGCTGGAAGACGCGCCGCTGGACGCGAAGGAGTTGCTCGGGACCGAGGCGCTGCTGACGGTGCGGTTGCCCGGGGAAAAGACGCGCCACGTGCACGGGCGGGTGCGGGCGCTGGAGTCCCTGGGCAAGGAGGGAGGGCGCTGGCGCTACAGGGCGTGGGTGGTTCCCCATGCGTGGTGGCTGAGCCAGGTGAAGCGCAGCCGCATCTTCCAGGGCAAGACGGCGCCGCAAATCGTCAAAGCGGTGCTGGAGGAGGGGGGCGTGCAGGTGAAGCTGTCGCTGAGCGGCAGCTACGAAGCACGCGAGTACTGCACCCAGTACCGGAAGACGGACTTCGCCTTTGTCAGCCGGTTGATGGAATGGGAAGGCCTCTTCTACTTCTTCGAGCACACCGAGGGCGGGCACGTGATGGTGGTGGGCGACAAGCCCAACGTGCACGAGGCGCTTCCGGGCGGAGCGAAGCTACCGCTGCGCGACAATGACGGGCGGGCGGAGGACGCGGAGTACGTGTCCTCGCTGCGGCGGGTGCACCGGATGAGGCCGGGCAAGGTGCACCTCAAGGACTTCGACTTCGAGAAGCCCGCGCTGGACGTGTCGGGCAGGACGCAGGATTCCATCAACGGCCAGGACGCGCTGGAGGTGTACGACTACCCGGGTGAGTACGTGGCGCCCGCGGTGGGCAAGGGCGCGGCGAAGGTCCGCCTGGAGGAGGCGGTGCAGGCGGCGCGCACGCTGGAGGGAGAGGGCGTGTGCCCCCGACTGACGGCAGGCTACCGCTTCGAGGTGGAGGACGAGGGCACGCACGCCGGAGAGTACGTGGCGGTGGAGGTGGTGCACTGGGGCCGGCAGCCGGAGACCCCCGGACGCAGCGAGGCGCCAGGCAACCTGTACCGCAACCACTTCAAGTGCATGCCGTCCAGCGTCCCCTTCCGGCCGAGGCGGACGACGCGGGTGCCGCACCTCATGGGTTTGCAGACGGCCACGGTGGTGGGGCCCTCGGGAGAGGAGATCCACACGGACGAGCACGGGCGTATCAAGGTGCAGTTCCATTGGGACAGGGAGGGCCAGTGGGACGACAAGGCCTCGTGCTGGGTGCGCGTGAGCCAGACGTGGGGCGGCCCGGCGTGGGGCGCGGTGTACCTGCCGCGCATTGGCCAGGAAGTGGTGGTGCGCTTCCTCGAGGGCAACCCCGACCGGCCCCTCATCGCCGGCACCGTCTACAACGGGGGCAACCCCACGCCCTACGCGCTGCCGGACGACAAGACGAAGTCCACCCTCAAGAGCGCCTCCAGCCTGGGCAGCAACGGCTTCAACGAGTTCCGCATCGAAGACGCGGCGGGTGAGGAGGAGATCTTCACCCATGCCCAGAAGGACGAGGATCTCGTCACCGAAAACGACAAGGACCAGCATGTGCTCGGTTACGAAGACCTCCTGGTGAAGAAGGACCGCTCGCTCGTCATCAAGGGGAATCAGACGCTGAACGTCCACCTGGACGACACGAGCCTCGTCGAGGGCAACCAGTCTCTTCAGGTGCGCGGCGACCGCACCACCAGCACCGCGGGCAGCCACTCCGAGGAGGTGGAGGGCAACCAGTCCATCACCGTGTCAAAGACGTTCACAAGCCTCACCAATCAAACAGCCTCGGAGTCCGTGGGGGCAGCCAAGACACTCACGATTGGTGGGAGTTACGCCATTGATGTGGCATTGGCCTTCAACGAGGCGGTAGGCGGCCTCGAATCTACCCAGATTGGTGCCGCCTACATCGAGGATATCGATGGCAGCCGCCAGGAAGTCATCGCCAAGAACAAGGAGGTGAAGGTTGGCCGCAATTTCCAGGCTGGCATCAAGGGGAATGTCGCGCTGACGATCGGGAAGGACAACAAGGAGGATGTGGGCGCCAACCTGCAGTTCCACGTCAAAGAGGCAGCAGCCTGGCTGGCCAGGTCGTTTGACGTAAGGGCCGACACGTTCTCAATCGTTGTCAATGGCAAGCTGGTGTTGCGTATCGACAAATCTGGCGGGGTCCTGCTTTCCGGCAAGACCATCACCCTCGACGGATAA